A stretch of the Euleptes europaea isolate rEulEur1 chromosome 14, rEulEur1.hap1, whole genome shotgun sequence genome encodes the following:
- the SLC20A1 gene encoding sodium-dependent phosphate transporter 1, which translates to MATVEATTIMEFVTSAVGNKASGPLVAFLWMLILGFIIAFILAFSVGANDVANSFGTAVGSGVVTLRQACILASIFETVGSVLLGAKVSETIRKGLIDVEMYNSTQELLMAGSISAMFGSAVWQLVASFLKLPISGTHCIVGATIGFSLVAKGQEGVKWSELLKVVLSWFISPLLSGIMSAVLFFVVRMFILSKADPVPNGLRALPIFYACTIGINLFSIMYSGAPLLGFDKIPLWGIILISTGSAVICALVVWFFVCPRMKKKIEQEIKASPSESPLMKKKNSLKEQDEIKAAMDNRLGADDRSPAAEVSAVPRRAAVEERMERMVSFNLGDLEEVPERERLPRVEMKETSIDSGAMQLPNGHLVQFNQAVSNQMTSSGHYHTVHKDSGIYKELLHKLHLAKVGDCMGDSGDKPLRRNNSYTSYTMAICGMPLDSFRPKEPELKGEEMEKLTWPGADSKKRIRMDSYTSYCNAVADAHPTDVDLRKAEMGIGDRKGSSGSLDEWHDQDKPEVSLLFQFLQILTACFGSFAHGGNDVSNAIGPLVALYLVYQTGDVASKVATPIWLLLYGGVGICTGLWIWGRRVIQTMGKDLTPITPSSGFSIELASALTVVIASNIGLPISTTHCKVGSVVSVGWLRSKKAVDWRLFRNIFMAWFVTVPISGLISAALMALFKYPILGV; encoded by the exons ATGGCTACAGTGGAAGCAACAACAATTATGGAGTTTGTAACAAGTGCAGTAGGAAATAAGGCCTCTGGCCCTTTGGTGGCTTTCCTTTGGATGTTGATATTGGGATTCATCATCGCTTTTATTCTGGCATTCTCTGTTGGTGCCAATGATGTAGCAAATTCATTTGGAACAGCAGTGGGCTCTGGGGTGGTGACTCTACGGCAAGCTTGTATCCTGGCGTCTATCTTTGAGACAGTGGGCTCTGTTCTTCTGGGAGCCAAAGTGAGCGAGACCATCCGGAAAGGGCTGATCGATGTTGAAATGTACAATTCTACCCAAGAGCTGTTGATGGCTGGCTCCATCAGTGCCATGTTTG GTTCAGCTGTGTGGCAACTAGTGGCTTCATTTTTGAAACTTCCAATTTCTGGTACCCATTGTATTGTTGGGGCAACGATTGGCTTCTCACTGGTTGCCAAAGGACAGGAAGGAGTTAAGTGGTCAGAGCTGCTTAAAGTAG TGTTGTCCTGGTTCATATCTCCTCTTCTTTCTGGCATCATGTCTGCTGTCCTCTTCTTCGTTGTCCGTATGTTCATTCTTAGTAAG GCTGATCCTGTTCCAAATGGATTACGAGCGTTGCCCATCTTCTATGCCTGCACAATTGGAATCAATCTTTTTTCAATCATGTACAGTGGTGCACCTT TGCTGGGCTTTGACAAAATTCCCCTCTGGGGCATCATCCTCATTTCAACGGGGAGTGCTGTTATCTGTGCTCTCGTCGTTTGGTTCTTTGTCTGTCCAAGAATGAAGAAGAAAATTGAAC AGGAGATCAAAGCGAGTCCTTCTGAGAGCcccttaatgaagaagaagaatagtctGAAAGAACAGGATGAAATTAAGGCAGCCATGGATAACCGACTTGGTGCTGATGATAGAAGCCCTGCGGCTGAAGTATCTGCTGTGCCACGTAGAGCAGCTGTGGAGGAAAGGATGGAAAGGATGGTCTCATTCAATCTGGGAGACTTGGAGGAAGTTCCAGAGCGTGAGAGGCTCCCCAGAGTAGAGATGAAGGAAACAAGCATTGATAGTG GAGCTATGCAGCTTCCCAATGGGCACCTTGTTCAGTTCAACCAAGCAGTCAGCAATCAGATGACCTCCAGTGGGCATTATCACACAGTGCATAAGGATTCTGGCATCTACAAGGAGCTGCTTCATAAGCTTCACCTGGCTAAAGTGGGTGATTGCATGGGAGACTCCGGAGACAAGCCTCTGCGGCGCAACAATAGTTACACCTCTTATACAATGGCTATCTGTGGCATGCCCCTGGATTCATTCCGTCCTAAAGAACCTGAGCTAAAAGGGGAGGAGATGGAGAAGTTGACATGGCCTGGGGCAGACTCCAAGAAGAGGATCCGAATGGACAGTTACACCAGCTACTGTAATGCTGTGGCAGATGCCCACCCAACTGATGTGGATTTGAGAAAGGCAGAGATGGGTATTGGCGACAGGAAAGGGAGTAGCGGTTCTCTGGATGAGTGGCATGACCAAGACAAGCCAGAAGTGTCCCTGCTCTTCCAGTTTCTGCAGATCCTGACAGCTTGTTTTGGCTCCTTTGCACATGGAGGAAACGATGTGAG CAATGCTATCGGCCCCTTGGTTGCTTTGTACCTTGTTTACCAAACGGGAGATGTGGCTTCGAAGGTGGCAACTCCAATTTGGCTGTTGCTATATGGAGGTGTTGGGATCTGCACTGGCTTGTGGATCTGGGGGAGAAGAGTAATTCAGACCATGGGAAAGGATCTGACTCCTATAACACCATCTAG tggcTTCAGCATTGAATTGGCATCTGCTTTGACTGTGGTCATTGCCTCCAACATTGGCTTGCCTATCAGCACAACTCACTGCAAA GTGGGATCTGTGGTTTCCGTGGGCTGGCTACGCTCCAAGAAGGCTGTGGACTGGCGCCTGTTCCGCAATATCTTCATGGCCTGGTTTGTCACAGTCCCTATTTCTGGCCTCATCAGTGCTGCTCTCATGGCGCTGTTCAAGTACCCCATCTTAGGAGTATGA